A part of Streptomyces sp. NBC_00557 genomic DNA contains:
- a CDS encoding MarR family winged helix-turn-helix transcriptional regulator, translating to MNTAPDPAAQHRWLTDEEQRVWRAYLHATTLLEDHLDRQLQRDAGMPHIYYGLLVGLAEAPRRRLRMTELAMQAKITRSRLSHAIARLEKNGWVRREDCPSDKRGQFAVLTDEGAEVLRRTAPGHVTAVRQALFERLSPEQQKALGEIMEIIAEGLQPDEAGADLPWLR from the coding sequence ATGAACACGGCACCGGACCCCGCCGCACAGCACCGCTGGCTCACCGACGAGGAACAGCGCGTCTGGCGCGCCTATCTGCACGCCACCACGCTGCTGGAGGACCACCTCGACCGGCAGTTGCAGCGGGACGCGGGCATGCCGCACATCTACTACGGCCTGCTCGTCGGCCTCGCCGAGGCGCCCCGGCGCCGGCTGCGGATGACCGAGCTGGCGATGCAGGCGAAGATCACCCGCTCCCGGCTGTCGCACGCCATCGCCCGGCTGGAGAAGAACGGCTGGGTGCGCCGTGAGGACTGCCCGTCCGACAAGCGCGGCCAGTTCGCGGTGCTCACCGACGAGGGCGCCGAGGTGCTGCGGCGCACCGCGCCCGGCCATGTCACCGCCGTGCGCCAGGCGCTGTTCGAGCGGCTGTCCCCGGAACAGCAGAAGGCCCTCGGCGAGATCATGGAGATCATCGCCGAGGGCCTCCAGCCCGATGAAGCGGGTGCGGACCTGCCCTGGCTCCGCTAG
- a CDS encoding collagen-like protein, whose amino-acid sequence MTTTQAALAQRWRTLATAAVLLVLCGAVVLVWLRIDAESRRADALAQEANLRGDAVATLAGDVRVLRAQIKAKGGTPAAPDPTAAVSNLPARAEVPVPVPGPAGPQGPKGEPGKAAPTLTPSPGPSGPPGPSGAPGATVTGPPGPAGPSGPPGPSGPAGPPGKDGVDGKDGKDGKDGQNCPSGYSLQAPDWDPDALVCRRDGAGQPGSPSPSPTPSPMALGLPAERRRMA is encoded by the coding sequence GTGACGACGACCCAGGCCGCCCTCGCACAGCGATGGCGAACCCTAGCCACCGCGGCTGTCCTCCTCGTGTTGTGCGGCGCGGTCGTCCTCGTCTGGCTGCGGATCGATGCCGAGTCCCGCCGCGCAGACGCCCTCGCCCAAGAGGCCAACTTGCGCGGCGACGCTGTGGCCACCCTCGCCGGTGACGTGCGCGTGCTGCGCGCCCAGATCAAAGCCAAGGGCGGCACGCCAGCAGCACCCGATCCCACCGCCGCGGTGAGTAACCTGCCGGCGCGCGCCGAGGTGCCCGTTCCGGTGCCCGGTCCTGCAGGGCCTCAAGGCCCCAAGGGCGAGCCGGGCAAGGCTGCTCCGACGCTGACGCCGTCGCCCGGACCGAGCGGGCCGCCAGGACCTTCCGGAGCCCCGGGCGCGACGGTGACCGGACCGCCCGGGCCGGCCGGGCCCTCGGGGCCACCTGGCCCGTCCGGGCCGGCAGGCCCGCCAGGCAAGGACGGCGTGGACGGAAAAGACGGCAAGGACGGGAAAGACGGCCAGAACTGCCCCTCGGGCTACTCCCTGCAGGCACCGGACTGGGACCCTGACGCCCTGGTCTGCCGGCGGGATGGTGCTGGACAGCCTGGCAGCCCTTCACCCTCACCGACGCCCTCGCCCATGGCGCTCGGCCTGCCAGCGGAACGACGCCGCATGGCATGA
- a CDS encoding M6 family metalloprotease domain-containing protein, giving the protein MPPQPPRRISLPAGALRGGFQHAARDVHADGMTEVDGPAERDGRSGRGEVRRRARRRIRPRRVAALVVVTALTLAVSTSAGTGHLMAPTTAGPVGSARSALVPCAVHGAIDVQMTEGMPTPHGYARSTGTLRALTLMIDFSDAPGEGSAMDRFHEFFPQTQQWFRTASYGRLDYRPQTPIPTWLRMPRSFEEYGIERGAPFDPGYRQLVQDIVAAADPMVNFRDYDILNVLVTPNAGPSALDTVLSVTFAGNGDAPVADGVPVANASFVYSRQDDGSGSYSRTGYRVLPHENGHTFGLPDLYTQDGGGAVGHWDIMSEDWGAGNDLLGWHKWKLGWLDGSQVGCVAGRGTVEYQLTPLYKRGGGKLVLVPLGSRSTYALEVREQGGNDEVVCRPGLLVYKVDGGIDTGRGPITVYDSHPHSAGCTRSPNVQTELSDATLTPGETFRDPAHGITVQVVSREEAGGYRVRVSRG; this is encoded by the coding sequence ATGCCGCCGCAGCCGCCCCGCCGCATATCCCTTCCCGCCGGAGCCCTCAGGGGCGGTTTCCAGCACGCCGCGCGGGACGTGCACGCCGACGGCATGACCGAGGTGGACGGCCCCGCCGAGCGGGACGGCCGGAGCGGAAGGGGCGAGGTGCGCCGGCGCGCACGCCGTCGCATACGCCCGCGCCGGGTGGCCGCCCTGGTCGTGGTGACCGCACTGACCCTCGCGGTCAGCACCTCGGCCGGCACCGGACACCTGATGGCGCCCACCACCGCGGGCCCCGTCGGCTCGGCCCGCTCCGCCCTCGTCCCCTGCGCCGTCCACGGCGCTATCGACGTGCAGATGACCGAGGGCATGCCCACCCCGCACGGCTACGCCCGCTCCACGGGCACGCTCCGCGCCCTGACCCTGATGATCGACTTCTCCGACGCGCCCGGTGAGGGCAGCGCCATGGACCGCTTCCACGAGTTCTTCCCGCAGACCCAGCAGTGGTTCCGGACCGCGTCGTACGGCCGCCTGGACTACCGGCCGCAGACGCCGATCCCCACCTGGCTGCGGATGCCGAGATCCTTCGAGGAGTACGGCATAGAGCGGGGCGCGCCCTTCGACCCCGGTTACCGGCAGCTGGTGCAGGACATCGTGGCCGCCGCCGACCCGATGGTGAACTTCCGCGACTACGACATCCTCAACGTCCTGGTCACCCCGAACGCCGGCCCCTCCGCCCTGGACACGGTCCTGTCCGTCACCTTCGCGGGCAACGGCGACGCCCCGGTCGCCGACGGGGTGCCCGTCGCCAACGCGTCCTTCGTCTACTCCCGGCAGGACGACGGCTCCGGCTCCTACTCCCGCACCGGCTACCGGGTGCTGCCGCACGAGAACGGCCACACCTTCGGCCTGCCCGACCTGTACACCCAGGACGGCGGGGGCGCGGTCGGGCACTGGGACATCATGAGCGAGGACTGGGGGGCCGGCAACGATCTCCTCGGCTGGCACAAGTGGAAGCTGGGCTGGCTGGACGGCTCCCAGGTGGGCTGCGTGGCGGGCCGGGGCACCGTGGAGTACCAGCTGACACCGCTGTACAAGCGGGGCGGCGGCAAGCTGGTCCTCGTACCCCTCGGCTCCCGGAGCACCTACGCCCTCGAGGTACGGGAGCAGGGCGGCAACGACGAAGTGGTCTGCCGGCCGGGCCTGCTCGTCTACAAGGTGGACGGCGGCATCGACACCGGCCGCGGCCCGATCACGGTCTACGACAGCCACCCGCACAGCGCCGGCTGCACCCGCAGCCCCAACGTCCAGACCGAACTCTCCGACGCCACCCTCACCCCGGGCGAGACCTTCAGGGACCCCGCCCACGGGATCACCGTCCAGGTGGTCAGCCGGGAGGAGGCGGGGGGGTATCGGGTGCGGGTTTCTCGGGGATAG
- a CDS encoding TetR/AcrR family transcriptional regulator — protein MPTATTPAPRKVSRPRADAVRNRERIVTAAREMFVEHGPDVPLDEIARRAGVGNATVYRNFPDRDALVREVVCSVMDRTAEAAEVALAETGDAFSALEHFVHTAADERISALCPMISSTFDQHHPDLEAARRRVEQLVEEVMRRAVAAGQLRTDVGVGDLLIAVAQLSRPPAGTDCLRGDRFVHRHLQIFLDGLRASARSALPGRAVTVQELRAC, from the coding sequence GTGCCGACCGCGACCACCCCCGCACCGCGCAAGGTGTCCCGGCCCCGTGCCGACGCCGTGCGCAACCGGGAGCGGATCGTCACCGCCGCCCGGGAGATGTTCGTCGAGCACGGCCCGGACGTGCCGCTGGACGAGATCGCCCGCCGGGCCGGGGTCGGCAACGCCACGGTGTACCGCAACTTCCCCGACCGCGACGCCCTCGTCCGCGAGGTCGTCTGCTCCGTGATGGACCGTACGGCCGAGGCGGCCGAGGTCGCCCTCGCGGAGACCGGGGACGCCTTCTCCGCGCTGGAGCACTTCGTGCACACCGCCGCCGACGAGCGGATCAGCGCGCTGTGCCCGATGATCTCCAGCACCTTCGACCAGCACCACCCCGACCTGGAGGCCGCGCGCCGGCGCGTGGAGCAGCTCGTCGAGGAGGTCATGCGCCGGGCCGTGGCGGCCGGTCAGCTGCGGACCGACGTGGGCGTCGGTGACCTGCTGATCGCCGTGGCCCAGCTGAGCCGGCCCCCGGCCGGCACGGACTGCCTGCGCGGCGACCGCTTCGTCCACCGCCACCTCCAGATCTTCCTCGACGGCCTGCGGGCCTCCGCCCGCTCCGCCCTGCCGGGCAGGGCCGTCACCGTCCAGGAGCTGCGCGCGTGCTGA
- a CDS encoding IclR family transcriptional regulator domain-containing protein, whose product MPAKSAVETDTRVEAGDTVGPLLRGVGVLRRLTEAGGTLSPSALERATGLARSTVDRITATLARMDYVRLDGRDVVLAPRVMELGNAYLAALRLPELLGAHADALADELDESVSLAVADLDGIRFIHQATRRRAMSVSFRIGDLLPAERTAPGALFATEWKQPDWARWRTRRATDPTDAAFPAVPPRRPQAEGPADAPLPDSAFVQRVERARRDGWAVDDQLIEPGLVAVSVPVRDPHTGRLACVASVVSHTSRHSAADLRGGLLPRLRTAVTAMETELRTAPPPRPGPPPSGLATWTTASKHQLGRDFVESLARGLTVPTAFGEGRAALSLSDVARATGLARATARRALLTHEHLGLVQALPDRTFTLTPRVLDLGFPPLSRTTLPRLAEPHLRALATRLHEPTALAVLTADGKEIQYTAGAGASRVLTVHITVGARLPAAQTSLGRVLLADAGAPLPPALAEVRAQGYALVDEELESGLRSIAVPVRDRASRAVAALNVATHAARRTLEDCLHDVLPALRETAAHIESDLHTASRFTPIPTS is encoded by the coding sequence ATGCCCGCGAAGAGCGCAGTGGAGACCGACACCCGTGTCGAGGCGGGGGACACGGTCGGGCCGTTGCTGCGCGGGGTCGGGGTGCTGCGGCGGCTGACCGAGGCGGGCGGCACGCTGAGCCCGAGCGCGTTGGAGAGGGCCACCGGACTCGCCCGCTCGACGGTCGACCGGATCACCGCGACCCTGGCCCGCATGGACTACGTCCGCCTCGACGGCCGTGACGTCGTCCTCGCGCCACGGGTGATGGAGCTGGGAAACGCCTACCTGGCCGCACTCCGCCTGCCCGAGCTGCTCGGCGCCCACGCCGACGCCCTCGCCGACGAGCTGGACGAATCGGTCTCGCTCGCGGTCGCCGATCTCGACGGCATCCGCTTCATCCACCAGGCCACCCGCCGCCGCGCGATGTCCGTCAGCTTCCGCATCGGCGACCTGCTCCCGGCCGAACGCACCGCGCCGGGCGCGCTGTTCGCGACCGAGTGGAAGCAGCCGGACTGGGCCCGCTGGCGCACCCGCCGCGCGACGGACCCCACGGACGCGGCCTTCCCCGCCGTACCGCCCCGCCGGCCTCAGGCCGAAGGACCGGCGGACGCCCCACTCCCCGACTCCGCCTTCGTCCAGCGCGTGGAACGGGCGCGCCGGGACGGCTGGGCCGTGGACGACCAGCTGATCGAACCGGGCCTGGTCGCCGTGTCCGTACCGGTACGGGATCCGCACACCGGCCGTCTGGCCTGCGTGGCGAGCGTGGTCAGCCACACCAGCCGGCACTCCGCCGCCGACCTGCGCGGCGGCCTGCTGCCCCGCCTTCGTACGGCGGTGACGGCGATGGAGACCGAGCTGCGCACCGCGCCACCGCCGCGGCCCGGCCCGCCGCCCTCGGGCCTGGCGACCTGGACGACGGCGTCCAAGCACCAGCTGGGCCGGGACTTCGTGGAATCCCTGGCCCGGGGACTGACCGTGCCGACCGCGTTCGGCGAGGGCCGCGCGGCGCTGTCCCTGAGCGACGTGGCACGGGCGACCGGCCTGGCCCGGGCCACGGCCCGCCGCGCCCTGCTCACCCACGAGCACCTCGGCCTGGTACAGGCCCTCCCCGACCGCACCTTCACCCTGACCCCGCGCGTCCTGGACCTCGGCTTCCCGCCGCTGTCCCGCACCACGCTCCCCCGCCTCGCCGAGCCCCACCTGCGGGCGCTGGCCACCCGGTTGCACGAGCCGACGGCACTGGCGGTCCTCACCGCCGACGGCAAGGAGATCCAGTACACGGCCGGGGCGGGCGCGAGCCGCGTCCTGACCGTGCACATCACGGTCGGCGCACGCCTGCCCGCCGCGCAGACCTCTCTTGGCCGAGTCCTCCTGGCGGACGCCGGCGCTCCCCTCCCCCCGGCTCTCGCCGAGGTACGCGCCCAGGGATACGCCCTGGTCGACGAGGAACTGGAGTCGGGCCTGCGATCCATCGCCGTACCGGTACGGGACCGGGCAAGCCGCGCCGTCGCCGCGCTGAACGTCGCCACCCACGCGGCCCGCCGCACCCTCGAGGACTGCCTCCACGACGTCCTCCCCGCCCTGCGCGAAACCGCCGCCCACATCGAGTCCGACCTCCACACGGCCTCCCGCTTCACCCCCATCCCCACCTCCTGA
- a CDS encoding helix-turn-helix transcriptional regulator, whose translation MPDWVHARCREIGERIREARLEAGLSQVRLGERIGRDHRTIHRWEYAQRVPDLRDLLLLADVLETSLPELLGERPPRQG comes from the coding sequence ATGCCCGACTGGGTACACGCCCGCTGCCGGGAGATCGGGGAACGCATTCGCGAGGCCCGTCTCGAGGCCGGCCTCTCCCAGGTCCGGTTGGGCGAGCGCATCGGCCGCGACCACCGCACGATCCATCGCTGGGAATACGCCCAGCGCGTGCCCGACCTGCGTGACCTCCTGCTCCTGGCCGACGTCCTGGAGACGTCGCTTCCCGAGCTACTCGGCGAACGGCCGCCCCGACAGGGGTGA
- a CDS encoding DUF6879 family protein, translating to MPSTTPPDFADLLAGAARSAVHLEMRDAYAVDYEKGPFADWRAGIRPDPADRASWWRPWLDLVQQAVARGVVIRRARIVSEPVSEYTRFLYDGTFTNVAAGEQVRWLPRRQASTIALPGNDFWLFDDQVVRWNHFTGEGQSAGGEVTEDPAAAKLCSEAFEAVWARAVPHDQYKIR from the coding sequence ATGCCCTCGACAACCCCGCCTGACTTCGCTGACCTCCTGGCCGGCGCGGCCCGCTCCGCCGTCCATCTGGAGATGCGGGACGCCTACGCCGTCGACTACGAAAAGGGGCCGTTCGCCGACTGGCGGGCCGGCATCCGGCCCGATCCGGCGGACAGGGCGTCCTGGTGGCGGCCCTGGCTCGACCTGGTACAGCAGGCCGTCGCGCGCGGCGTGGTGATCCGCCGCGCGCGGATCGTCTCGGAGCCGGTCAGCGAGTACACCCGCTTCCTCTACGACGGCACCTTCACCAACGTCGCAGCGGGCGAGCAGGTCCGCTGGCTCCCCCGGCGGCAGGCATCCACCATCGCTCTGCCCGGCAACGACTTCTGGCTGTTCGATGACCAGGTGGTGAGGTGGAACCACTTCACCGGTGAGGGCCAGTCCGCCGGCGGCGAGGTCACAGAGGATCCGGCCGCTGCCAAGCTGTGCAGCGAGGCCTTCGAAGCCGTCTGGGCGCGAGCAGTTCCGCACGACCAGTACAAGATCCGCTAG
- a CDS encoding glycoside hydrolase family 25 protein, with amino-acid sequence MATCRGMDVSAYQGTQDWAALRRSGLTFAFAKATEGLHTVDPKFATHIKGILAAGLVAGSYHFGWPTQDPKAEAAHYIATVKPYAKAGYTHWLDLERYSDGRNYRGRNNAEIRAWATTWIHTVQAAFPNQRVGIYTSADDIAAGRAPADVPLWYPAYPWGEAAYSRAEAASQPRPSGRAPLIWQFTSKPVDRSIAYLSEADFRAWAGGGTHPEETDMQPTDEIAVPAWAKTTWPKDTGLADGKIQVQTALASGYAHSRKAAEQTTAILAQLGAQAATIDKLVTALGAGGGLTAEEIKAAAEAGAQAALAKLGEALQS; translated from the coding sequence ATGGCCACCTGCCGCGGCATGGACGTCTCCGCCTACCAGGGCACCCAGGACTGGGCGGCACTGCGCCGGAGCGGCCTCACGTTCGCCTTCGCCAAGGCGACCGAGGGCCTGCACACCGTGGACCCGAAGTTCGCCACCCACATCAAGGGCATCCTCGCCGCCGGACTGGTCGCTGGCAGCTACCACTTCGGCTGGCCCACCCAGGACCCCAAGGCCGAGGCCGCCCACTACATCGCCACGGTCAAGCCGTACGCGAAGGCCGGCTACACCCACTGGCTGGACCTCGAGCGGTACTCCGACGGCCGGAACTACCGCGGCCGCAACAACGCCGAGATCCGCGCGTGGGCCACCACCTGGATTCACACGGTCCAGGCCGCCTTCCCCAATCAGCGCGTCGGCATCTACACCAGCGCGGACGACATCGCCGCCGGCCGCGCCCCCGCCGACGTTCCGCTGTGGTACCCGGCGTACCCGTGGGGCGAGGCCGCCTACAGCCGCGCCGAGGCCGCCAGCCAGCCGCGCCCCTCCGGCCGGGCCCCGCTCATCTGGCAGTTCACCAGCAAGCCCGTGGACCGCTCCATCGCCTACCTGTCCGAGGCCGACTTCCGCGCCTGGGCCGGCGGCGGCACGCACCCCGAGGAGACCGACATGCAGCCCACCGACGAGATCGCCGTCCCCGCCTGGGCCAAGACCACCTGGCCCAAGGACACGGGCCTGGCGGACGGCAAGATCCAGGTACAGACCGCGCTCGCCTCCGGCTACGCGCACTCGCGTAAGGCCGCCGAGCAGACCACCGCGATCCTCGCCCAGCTCGGCGCCCAGGCCGCGACGATCGACAAGCTCGTCACCGCCCTCGGCGCCGGCGGAGGCCTGACCGCCGAGGAGATCAAGGCCGCCGCCGAGGCCGGCGCCCAGGCCGCCCTCGCCAAACTCGGCGAGGCCCTGCAGTCGTGA
- a CDS encoding helix-turn-helix domain-containing protein: MPLSPSSSAQAAREVVAHQLRDLRKSAGLTVVELAKRCGWHHAKTSRIENAKTAPTATDIRLWCAACGVGDQAQDLIARSLHAESMYTEWRTQVRDGLKALQGREPRLFQDTERFRVYSSSLVPGLLQTEGYAAGVLGISARFRDVPVDDSADAARARVDRSRIIHEPGRRFVFVIEEAVLRYQVGDADTMAAQLGYLLTAGALPQVSLGIIPESTDSRTQWPRETFHVYDDRLVSVELVSARVRITQPSELALYLRAFEQLRSMAVYGSEARALILRAIEVLR; encoded by the coding sequence ATGCCCCTCTCCCCGTCCTCGTCCGCCCAGGCCGCGCGCGAGGTCGTCGCTCACCAGCTGCGTGATCTACGCAAGAGCGCCGGGCTGACGGTCGTTGAGCTGGCCAAGCGGTGCGGCTGGCACCACGCCAAGACGTCCCGGATCGAGAACGCCAAGACCGCGCCGACCGCCACCGACATCCGCCTGTGGTGCGCAGCATGCGGCGTCGGGGACCAGGCCCAGGACCTCATCGCCCGGTCCCTGCACGCCGAGTCGATGTATACCGAGTGGCGCACGCAGGTCCGCGACGGTCTCAAGGCCCTGCAGGGACGCGAACCGCGGCTCTTCCAGGACACCGAGCGTTTCCGGGTCTACTCCTCGTCCCTCGTCCCCGGCCTGCTGCAGACCGAGGGTTACGCCGCGGGCGTCCTCGGCATCAGCGCCCGGTTCCGCGACGTACCGGTAGATGACAGCGCGGACGCTGCCCGGGCCCGGGTCGACCGTAGCCGCATCATCCACGAGCCGGGCCGGCGCTTCGTGTTCGTCATCGAGGAGGCCGTCCTGCGGTACCAGGTGGGCGATGCCGACACCATGGCCGCCCAGCTCGGCTATCTGCTGACGGCCGGCGCTCTGCCTCAGGTCTCCCTCGGCATCATTCCGGAATCCACCGACTCACGGACCCAGTGGCCCCGCGAGACGTTCCACGTCTACGACGACCGCCTGGTCAGCGTCGAACTGGTCTCCGCGCGCGTGCGCATCACCCAGCCGTCCGAACTCGCCTTGTACCTGCGCGCGTTCGAGCAGCTGCGCAGCATGGCCGTGTACGGCAGCGAGGCGCGTGCGCTCATCCTGCGGGCCATCGAGGTCCTGCGCTGA
- a CDS encoding MFS transporter gives MSETALKAPGAVAPRGDANRWKALVFIALAQLMVVLDATIVNIALPSAQTDLGISDGNRQWVVTAYALAFGGLLLFGGRIADKWGRKRAFVTGLAGFALASALGGAATTGPMMFGARALQGVFGALLAPAALSLLAVMFTDAKERAKAFGIYGAIAGGGGAVGLILGGFLTEYLNWRWTFFVNVPFAVVAAAGAYFVIREPEGGRNRSPLDVPGVVLSSLGLIALVYGFTRAESDGWGDGVTIAMFVASAVLLSAFAFVESRVKAPLLPLRVVTDRNRGGIYLSLGLAIIGMFGLFLFLTYYLQVVKGYSPVKTGFAFLPMVAGMITGSTQIGTRLMTRIPARFLMGPGFLVAALGMLILTQLKIDSSYGTQLLPAMVLLGLGMGTAFMPAMSLATAGVQPRDAGVASAMVNTSQQVGGAIGTALLNTIAASATTSYVKDHIAQAASKPQQQLVGLQGMVHGYSTAIWFAVGILALASLIAFTFVNAGRPGSATVASGQGEGVEDEVPVPVVAH, from the coding sequence ATGTCCGAAACAGCCCTCAAGGCTCCCGGCGCCGTCGCCCCGCGCGGCGACGCCAACCGCTGGAAGGCGCTCGTCTTCATCGCGCTCGCCCAGCTGATGGTCGTCCTGGACGCCACCATCGTGAACATCGCCCTGCCCTCTGCCCAGACCGACCTCGGGATATCCGACGGCAACCGGCAGTGGGTCGTCACCGCCTACGCCCTCGCCTTCGGCGGTCTGCTGCTCTTCGGCGGCCGCATCGCCGACAAGTGGGGCCGCAAGCGCGCCTTCGTCACCGGCCTGGCCGGCTTCGCCCTCGCCTCCGCGCTGGGCGGCGCCGCCACCACCGGCCCGATGATGTTCGGCGCCCGCGCGCTGCAGGGCGTCTTCGGCGCGCTGCTCGCCCCGGCCGCCCTGTCGCTGCTGGCGGTGATGTTCACCGACGCCAAGGAGCGCGCCAAGGCGTTCGGCATCTACGGCGCGATCGCCGGCGGCGGCGGCGCCGTCGGCCTGATCCTGGGCGGTTTCCTCACCGAGTACCTGAACTGGCGCTGGACCTTCTTCGTCAACGTCCCGTTCGCCGTCGTCGCCGCGGCCGGCGCCTACTTCGTCATCCGTGAGCCCGAGGGCGGCCGCAACCGCTCCCCGCTCGACGTCCCCGGCGTGGTCCTGTCCTCCCTCGGCCTGATCGCCCTGGTCTACGGCTTCACCCGCGCCGAGTCCGACGGCTGGGGCGACGGCGTCACCATCGCGATGTTCGTGGCGTCGGCGGTGCTGCTGAGCGCCTTCGCGTTCGTCGAGTCCCGGGTCAAGGCCCCGCTGCTGCCGCTGCGCGTGGTGACCGACCGCAACCGCGGCGGGATCTACCTCTCCCTCGGTCTCGCGATCATCGGCATGTTCGGCCTGTTCCTCTTCCTGACCTACTACCTGCAGGTCGTGAAGGGCTACTCGCCGGTCAAGACCGGCTTCGCGTTCCTGCCGATGGTGGCCGGCATGATCACCGGTTCCACCCAGATCGGCACCCGGCTGATGACCCGGATCCCGGCCCGCTTCCTGATGGGCCCCGGCTTCCTGGTCGCCGCGCTCGGCATGCTGATCCTGACCCAGCTGAAGATCGACTCCTCGTACGGCACCCAGCTGCTGCCCGCGATGGTGCTGCTCGGCCTCGGCATGGGTACGGCCTTCATGCCGGCGATGTCCCTGGCCACCGCGGGTGTCCAGCCCCGGGACGCCGGTGTCGCCTCCGCGATGGTCAACACCTCGCAGCAGGTGGGCGGCGCGATCGGCACCGCCCTGCTGAATACCATCGCCGCCTCGGCGACCACCTCGTACGTCAAGGACCACATCGCCCAGGCCGCCTCCAAGCCGCAGCAGCAGCTGGTCGGGCTCCAGGGCATGGTGCACGGCTACAGCACCGCGATCTGGTTCGCCGTGGGCATCCTCGCCCTCGCCTCCCTGATCGCCTTCACCTTCGTCAACGCCGGCCGTCCGGGCTCCGCCACGGTCGCCTCCGGCCAGGGCGAGGGCGTCGAGGACGAGGTTCCGGTGCCGGTGGTGGCCCACTGA
- a CDS encoding dioxygenase family protein, which yields MTTAKERMPALYLSHGAPPLADDPVWPGQLAAWSARLPRPKAILMVSAHWEEAPLALGAVETVPLVYDFWGFPEHYYRVRYPAPGAPELAESVRKLLRAPGTPVQDIPDRGLDHGAYVPLVEMFPDADIPVLQISMPTLDPVRLMEIGRRLAPLRDEGVLIIGSGFFTHNLAALRHTGGGVPSWSSEFDDWGRSALEARDWDALLDFLDKAPAGRYAHPRTEHFAPLFVTMGAADAGGGLDAQKSVIDGFWMGMAKRSVQFG from the coding sequence ATGACCACCGCCAAGGAGCGCATGCCCGCCCTGTACCTCAGCCACGGCGCCCCGCCGCTCGCGGACGACCCCGTCTGGCCCGGCCAGCTCGCCGCCTGGTCGGCACGGCTGCCCCGGCCGAAGGCCATCCTCATGGTCTCCGCCCACTGGGAGGAGGCGCCGCTCGCGCTGGGCGCGGTGGAGACCGTCCCGCTCGTCTACGACTTCTGGGGCTTCCCCGAGCACTACTACCGGGTCCGGTACCCCGCCCCCGGCGCCCCCGAGCTCGCCGAGTCCGTGCGCAAGCTGCTGCGCGCCCCCGGCACCCCCGTCCAGGACATCCCCGACCGCGGCCTCGACCACGGCGCCTACGTCCCCCTCGTCGAGATGTTCCCCGACGCCGACATCCCGGTGCTGCAGATCTCCATGCCCACCCTCGACCCGGTGCGCCTGATGGAGATCGGCCGCAGGCTCGCCCCGCTCCGCGACGAGGGCGTGCTGATCATCGGCTCCGGCTTCTTCACCCACAACCTGGCCGCCCTGCGCCACACGGGCGGCGGCGTGCCCAGCTGGTCCTCCGAGTTCGACGACTGGGGTCGGAGCGCCCTGGAGGCCCGCGACTGGGACGCCCTGCTGGACTTCCTGGACAAGGCGCCGGCCGGCCGTTACGCCCACCCGCGCACCGAGCACTTCGCCCCGCTCTTCGTGACCATGGGCGCGGCGGACGCGGGCGGCGGACTGGACGCGCAGAAGTCCGTGATCGACGGGTTCTGGATGGGCATGGCGAAGCGGTCCGTGCAGTTCGGGTGA